Proteins encoded together in one Verrucomicrobiota bacterium window:
- a CDS encoding cysteine desulfurase family protein: MKKYLYFDHLATTPLDPVVKEAMVPFLDYKFANAGGMHSKALLAADAIVESREKVRQGIAAAKVEEILFCGSGSEAANLAIKGLAFSELFKRDKRKHLVISNIEHPAVLQSTLFLEQLGFEVTQVLVDSHGGIDLDSFSQALKEDTLLVSIHQGNFDLGTLQDISKMGTLAHECGAKVFCDAAFSFGWQQIDVTKLGVDLLSLSPHRFYGPKGVGILYVKEGLELQSLIHGGRQEFSKRAGTENVAAIVGAGYAVEQAIKKFSSISELRDKQTQLFELLKNRIEGVGLLGPLPGMNRLPHHLNLTFEGIEGEALMLLLDTRKVAVTSGTGCQTGSMKGSHVAQAIGITDELAKSSILIGLGIDVTSEDIEEFLERLEACVSKLRSMSPSWKSS, translated from the coding sequence ATGAAGAAGTATCTCTATTTTGATCATTTAGCTACAACACCCCTTGATCCGGTGGTGAAAGAGGCAATGGTGCCTTTTTTAGATTACAAATTTGCGAATGCGGGGGGGATGCATAGCAAGGCGTTATTAGCTGCTGATGCCATTGTTGAGTCGAGGGAAAAAGTTAGGCAAGGCATAGCTGCTGCAAAAGTAGAAGAGATCCTATTTTGTGGCAGCGGAAGTGAAGCGGCTAACCTCGCGATCAAAGGGCTCGCTTTTTCAGAGTTATTTAAAAGAGATAAGCGAAAGCATCTTGTCATTTCCAATATTGAGCACCCTGCTGTTTTGCAATCCACTTTATTCTTGGAGCAATTAGGTTTTGAAGTGACGCAAGTTCTAGTAGATAGCCATGGTGGGATCGATCTAGATAGTTTTAGCCAAGCCTTAAAAGAGGACACTTTGTTGGTCAGTATTCATCAAGGCAACTTCGATCTTGGAACACTACAGGATATTTCAAAGATGGGCACTTTAGCACATGAATGTGGCGCTAAGGTTTTTTGCGATGCTGCTTTTTCATTTGGTTGGCAACAGATAGATGTCACCAAACTAGGCGTCGATTTACTTAGTCTATCCCCGCACCGTTTTTATGGACCTAAAGGAGTTGGCATTTTATATGTCAAAGAAGGGTTAGAGTTACAATCACTTATTCATGGGGGTCGACAAGAGTTTTCCAAAAGAGCGGGTACTGAGAATGTAGCAGCTATTGTGGGTGCAGGCTATGCGGTTGAACAGGCCATTAAGAAATTTTCTAGTATTTCTGAACTTAGAGACAAACAGACTCAGTTATTTGAGTTGCTTAAAAATAGAATTGAAGGGGTTGGTTTGCTTGGGCCTTTACCAGGGATGAATCGATTGCCGCATCATTTGAATCTTACTTTCGAGGGTATAGAGGGAGAGGCCTTGATGCTATTACTGGATACCAGAAAGGTTGCGGTAACGAGTGGCACGGGTTGCCAAACAGGAAGCATGAAAGGCTCTCATGTAGCGCAGGCTATCGGCATTACCGATGAGCTAGCTAAATCATCTATACTCATAGGACTCGGAATAGACGTTACAAGCGAAGATATAGAAGAGTTTCTCGAACGTTTAGAAGCCTGTGTCAGTAAATTACGCAGTATGTCACCAAGCTGGAAATCCAGTTAG
- a CDS encoding FecR domain-containing protein, protein MKENDHTLSCPLIILGLIKHSLTLAIVLSSMILFFSHKLFAQSSQLTSAEITFLKNDVAKANVADLEKRNPAKEEASKGDVVNREEAVLTGTKSKAELFFNDGTVTRLGSHAAFTFKPQSREITMQRGSALFNIPKGRGTTTIRAAGVTAAITGTTVVVQIDPSGNVAIFIYEGTCTIGSVKLNQGEVFIVGSDGAGGKVEEFDVERGLSTIGLIREFIGSSYQDRILREIKVALNTNNPNINPENRNVIEDIISPQQPIVAEGPPQNNTPPPPPPAIEVPDTITPDIDINGR, encoded by the coding sequence ATGAAGGAAAATGATCATACGCTTAGCTGTCCGCTAATTATCCTAGGACTAATCAAGCATTCTCTGACGTTAGCGATTGTGCTCTCGAGCATGATTCTGTTCTTCAGTCACAAGCTTTTCGCTCAAAGCTCCCAATTAACTTCTGCCGAGATCACTTTTCTTAAAAATGATGTCGCTAAGGCAAATGTAGCAGATCTAGAAAAAAGAAACCCTGCAAAGGAAGAGGCATCTAAAGGCGATGTTGTTAACCGCGAAGAAGCCGTTCTTACGGGAACGAAGTCTAAAGCTGAACTTTTCTTTAATGACGGAACAGTCACTCGCCTCGGCTCACATGCAGCATTCACCTTCAAACCTCAAAGTCGCGAAATCACCATGCAAAGAGGGTCCGCTCTTTTTAATATTCCGAAAGGAAGAGGGACTACTACCATCCGTGCCGCAGGTGTCACTGCCGCCATTACCGGAACAACCGTCGTCGTTCAGATCGATCCAAGCGGAAATGTTGCTATATTTATCTATGAAGGAACATGCACCATCGGTTCTGTTAAATTGAATCAAGGAGAAGTATTTATTGTAGGTTCTGATGGCGCAGGCGGTAAAGTCGAAGAGTTCGATGTAGAGCGTGGCCTTAGCACAATCGGTTTGATTCGAGAGTTTATAGGCTCTAGTTATCAAGATAGGATTCTCAGAGAGATCAAAGTCGCACTGAATACCAATAACCCAAACATTAACCCTGAGAATCGTAATGTGATTGAGGATATTATATCCCCGCAACAACCCATCGTTGCGGAAGGTCCTCCTCAAAACAATACACCGCCTCCGCCACCTCCCGCAATAGAAGTACCTGATACCATTACTCCTGATATTGATATTAATGGGCGTTAA
- a CDS encoding lipocalin-like domain-containing protein: MQSSNHMFLRLIIGSLWLALSYQALHGQEWARAIEPREWTFPRDHGAHPEFKTEWWYYTGNLKCSASDKHFGYQLTFFRQGVQPSPSVLDSSWSLRDIYFAHFAITDVSDQKFYSAEKVSRGNLDQAAYSQEQMDIRLNNWQIQQLDKDQFKLRAKESEFALELEVNSAKPMVLQGQRGLSRKTDIEGEASYYYSYTRLLSQGTIRIGDQNYEVQGNSWFDHEFMTNVLSSSIVGWDWFSIQLDSNQELMLYQLRNDLGQVKKWSKGVLIQPDGSLIQLDPKSITFHVIDTWKSSHNGAIYPSTWKIEYSPLELELLIKPQKNDQEFLVTRFQSMSYWEGTCQISGKVQGQQTQGYGYTELTGYSSPIRGMSK, encoded by the coding sequence GTGCAATCCTCGAATCACATGTTTTTACGCCTCATCATCGGGTCTCTATGGCTAGCTCTATCCTATCAAGCACTACATGGACAGGAATGGGCAAGGGCAATTGAACCAAGGGAGTGGACGTTTCCTAGGGATCACGGAGCTCACCCTGAATTTAAAACGGAATGGTGGTATTACACGGGAAATCTGAAATGCAGTGCTTCAGACAAACATTTCGGCTATCAACTAACATTCTTTCGTCAAGGCGTTCAACCGAGCCCCAGTGTCCTAGATAGCAGCTGGTCTTTACGAGACATTTACTTTGCTCACTTCGCAATTACAGACGTGTCCGACCAAAAGTTTTATTCAGCAGAAAAAGTATCACGAGGCAATTTAGATCAAGCAGCGTATAGTCAGGAGCAAATGGATATCCGTCTGAATAATTGGCAAATTCAACAACTTGATAAAGATCAATTTAAGCTAAGGGCTAAAGAGTCGGAATTTGCTCTAGAGCTTGAAGTAAACTCGGCAAAACCTATGGTCTTGCAAGGCCAGCGAGGTCTCAGCCGTAAGACCGATATTGAAGGAGAGGCCTCCTATTATTACTCCTACACGCGTTTACTAAGCCAAGGAACCATAAGAATTGGTGATCAAAACTACGAAGTACAAGGAAACAGTTGGTTCGATCACGAATTCATGACTAACGTTCTTTCAAGCAGTATAGTCGGCTGGGACTGGTTTTCTATCCAACTCGACAGTAATCAAGAGCTAATGCTTTACCAACTGCGAAACGATCTAGGCCAAGTAAAAAAATGGTCAAAGGGCGTTTTGATTCAACCAGATGGCTCATTAATTCAGCTAGACCCTAAAAGCATTACTTTCCATGTCATAGATACATGGAAGAGCTCTCATAACGGTGCCATATACCCATCCACTTGGAAGATTGAATATTCCCCCCTTGAGCTTGAACTCTTGATTAAGCCGCAAAAAAACGATCAAGAATTTTTGGTAACTCGTTTTCAATCAATGAGTTACTGGGAAGGAACATGCCAAATTTCCGGAAAAGTCCAAGGTCAGCAAACCCAAGGTTATGGCTATACCGAACTGACCGGTTACTCTTCACCTATTCGAGGCATGAGCAAATAA
- a CDS encoding metal ABC transporter ATP-binding protein, translating to MNAPAICLDHVSFSYGQNWVLKDVNLDLPANELTCVVGPNGGGKTTLLRLLLGLLKPSKGSISIFGESPQKQRNQIGYVPQQLRFDLAFPVSVEDVVLMGLSGTRKWGWYRSADKQAAKDALAKVDLIDSIHQPFAEISGGQRQRVLIARALVNHPNLVLLDEPTANIDPLNAEKLYETLHTIKNDMTCVLVSHEVEFVTSLVKEVVCVHGTVEVHPTEETGANKIAHILGTKVRRVIHERHLPPTEHDHDHY from the coding sequence ATGAATGCGCCTGCGATTTGTTTAGATCATGTTTCTTTTTCCTATGGACAGAACTGGGTTCTCAAAGATGTGAATCTAGATTTACCTGCTAATGAATTGACTTGTGTAGTGGGGCCAAATGGAGGAGGCAAAACAACTCTGCTTAGACTTCTACTAGGACTCTTAAAGCCCTCTAAGGGAAGCATCTCTATTTTTGGAGAAAGTCCGCAGAAGCAACGAAATCAGATAGGTTATGTGCCTCAGCAATTACGCTTTGACTTAGCCTTTCCGGTGAGCGTTGAAGATGTAGTCTTAATGGGATTATCCGGCACCAGAAAGTGGGGGTGGTACCGTTCTGCAGACAAGCAGGCTGCAAAAGATGCCTTAGCAAAAGTCGATCTCATAGATAGTATTCATCAACCATTTGCAGAGATTTCAGGAGGTCAAAGACAACGTGTCTTGATTGCTAGAGCATTGGTGAATCATCCCAACTTAGTGCTTCTTGATGAACCAACGGCCAATATTGATCCACTCAATGCTGAGAAGCTTTATGAAACGCTGCACACTATCAAGAATGATATGACTTGTGTATTGGTGTCTCACGAAGTTGAGTTCGTGACATCATTGGTTAAGGAAGTGGTATGTGTGCATGGAACGGTTGAAGTTCATCCCACTGAAGAAACAGGAGCTAATAAGATTGCCCATATTCTAGGAACAAAAGTGAGGAGAGTGATCCACGAGCGACACTTACCTCCAACAGAGCACGACCATGATCATTACTGA
- a CDS encoding metal ABC transporter permease — translation MIITEFFQDLFDPSLAFLRNALLVGLLGSVAFGLVGVLVVTRRLTTTTGAISHSLLAGIGFAQYLQAVHQISWVSTLFGALAMGLVAAAILTWLKFRGVREDTAISCLWSVGMAAGLLFFHFTPKYVDPMSYLFGDILLVTSQDLWCVLILDVAILLLFLLFQNQIITTCFDEDEARLRGLSVKWIYFLLMALISITVTLMVQIVGIVMVIALLTIPAAAAGLFTKKLWHMAALASLICSLSVFLGMIFGYQWPTGPMIILVTGGFYLVLQIVARTIT, via the coding sequence ATGATCATTACTGAGTTTTTTCAAGACCTGTTTGATCCATCATTAGCTTTCTTGAGAAATGCACTTTTGGTAGGTTTATTAGGCAGCGTGGCATTTGGTTTGGTTGGGGTGCTTGTTGTAACTCGACGCTTGACTACAACCACGGGCGCTATTTCTCATAGCCTATTAGCAGGAATAGGTTTTGCTCAGTACTTGCAAGCGGTCCACCAGATCAGTTGGGTCTCAACTTTATTCGGTGCTTTAGCCATGGGGTTAGTAGCTGCAGCGATATTAACATGGCTAAAGTTTCGAGGTGTTCGCGAAGATACAGCTATCAGTTGCTTATGGTCAGTAGGCATGGCAGCCGGTTTACTTTTTTTTCATTTTACTCCAAAATATGTAGACCCTATGAGCTATCTGTTTGGAGATATCTTGCTAGTAACTTCCCAAGACTTGTGGTGTGTTTTAATTCTAGATGTCGCTATACTTCTATTGTTTCTTTTATTTCAGAATCAAATTATAACGACCTGTTTTGATGAAGACGAAGCCCGGCTCAGAGGTCTTTCAGTTAAGTGGATATACTTTTTGCTTATGGCATTGATTTCCATCACCGTAACCCTTATGGTCCAGATTGTAGGGATTGTCATGGTTATTGCGCTACTTACTATTCCTGCGGCGGCAGCGGGTTTATTTACTAAAAAGCTTTGGCATATGGCAGCACTGGCCAGCTTAATCTGTAGTTTATCTGTTTTCTTGGGAATGATTTTTGGCTATCAATGGCCGACAGGTCCTATGATTATCTTAGTAACAGGTGGGTTTTATTTGGTCTTACAGATTGTAGCCCGAACAATCACATAA
- a CDS encoding SgcJ/EcaC family oxidoreductase: MVENEIIELFDNWNEALQTGDPKKVSALYEGNGILLPTVSNKVRHNHEEIEDYFVQFLAKGPKGKIDESNIRTFGEMAIHSGVYTFTFKDGQSVQARFTFVYRWNGMRWKIVEHHSSQMPE, translated from the coding sequence ATGGTTGAGAATGAGATTATCGAATTATTTGATAATTGGAATGAGGCACTTCAGACTGGTGATCCCAAAAAGGTTTCGGCTCTTTATGAAGGTAACGGAATATTACTTCCGACTGTCTCCAATAAAGTACGTCATAACCACGAAGAGATTGAAGATTACTTTGTTCAATTTCTGGCTAAGGGTCCTAAGGGAAAAATTGATGAATCAAATATTAGAACTTTTGGTGAAATGGCCATTCATTCGGGTGTTTACACTTTTACGTTTAAGGATGGGCAATCTGTGCAGGCGAGATTTACTTTTGTATACCGCTGGAATGGAATGCGATGGAAAATCGTAGAGCACCATTCTTCACAAATGCCAGAATAA
- a CDS encoding TatD family hydrolase: MNYIEPHAHMVSRTTDDYVSLVTAGCLAVCEPAFWAGFDRSSSAGFYDYFCQLTKYEPQRAAKFGLPHYCWLCLNPKEAENLVLAKEVLEVMQEFIGASNVLGIGEIGLNKNSKNELKILERQIEIAIKYDQLILVHTPHLEDKLKGTKLIIDCLLSYSKVKPEQVIIDHVEEHTVQLVLDKGFWAGITLYPESKCTFPRAVDMIEQYGKERIWMNSACDWGVSDPIAVPKAVMEMRKRGFGNDSIEKLVLHNPCEFLGQSSNFVDPRWISNYV, translated from the coding sequence ATGAATTACATAGAGCCTCATGCGCACATGGTTAGCAGAACGACTGATGATTATGTTTCTTTAGTTACGGCTGGTTGTTTGGCTGTTTGCGAACCGGCTTTTTGGGCGGGTTTTGATAGAAGCTCATCAGCAGGATTCTATGATTATTTTTGTCAGTTAACGAAGTATGAGCCTCAGCGCGCAGCGAAATTTGGATTGCCTCACTATTGCTGGCTGTGTCTAAATCCTAAAGAAGCTGAAAATTTAGTTTTGGCGAAAGAGGTATTGGAAGTTATGCAAGAATTTATAGGTGCGTCCAATGTACTCGGTATTGGTGAAATAGGTCTCAATAAAAATTCTAAAAACGAATTAAAAATTCTTGAAAGGCAAATCGAGATAGCAATTAAGTATGACCAGTTGATACTGGTTCATACCCCTCATCTGGAAGATAAACTCAAGGGAACTAAGCTGATCATAGATTGTCTACTAAGTTATTCTAAGGTAAAGCCTGAGCAGGTGATCATCGATCACGTTGAGGAACATACAGTTCAATTAGTTTTAGATAAAGGGTTTTGGGCTGGGATTACGTTGTATCCTGAATCTAAGTGCACGTTTCCTCGTGCAGTGGATATGATTGAGCAATATGGCAAAGAGCGAATTTGGATGAATTCTGCTTGTGACTGGGGAGTGAGTGATCCAATAGCTGTTCCTAAAGCCGTGATGGAAATGCGTAAGCGTGGATTTGGTAATGATAGCATCGAAAAACTTGTTTTGCATAATCCTTGCGAGTTTCTTGGCCAGTCGTCTAATTTTGTAGATCCGAGGTGGATAAGTAATTATGTCTGA